A region from the Manihot esculenta cultivar AM560-2 chromosome 13, M.esculenta_v8, whole genome shotgun sequence genome encodes:
- the LOC122721460 gene encoding protein C2-DOMAIN ABA-RELATED 11-like isoform X1 has translation MGEQVGLLKVTVVQGKKLVIRDFKSSDPYVVVKLGNQTLKTKVINSCLNPVWNEELSFTLTEPVGALSLEVFDKDRFKADDKMGHAQLNLQPIVSAARLKQILQVCSGETILRKAVPDSDNCLARESSISCINGEVVQSVWLRLCAVESGEIELKIKLIDRPVASSR, from the exons ATGGGAGAGCAGGTGGGATTGCTAAAGGTGACTGTTGTACAAGGGAAGAAATTGGTTATCAGGGATTTCAAGAGCAGTGATCCTTATGTGGTGGTCAAGCTAGGGAATCAG ACATTAAAGACCAAAGTTATTAATAGTTGCCTTAATCCAGTCTGGAATGAAGAGCTAAGCTTCACCCTCACAGAACCTGTTGGAGCTCTGAGTTTG GAAGTATTTGATAAAGACCGTTTCAAAGCAGATGACAAGATGGGGCATGCTCAACTCAACCTTCAACCAATTGTCTCTGCTGCTAGATTGAAGCAGATTCTGCAGGTTTGTTCTGGTGAGACTATTTTAAGAAAGGCTGTTCCAGACTCGGACAATTGTCTTGCGAGGGAAAGCTCGATTAGTTGCATAAATGGTGAGGTGGTGCAGAGTGTCTGGTTGAGGCTCTGCGCAGTCGAGTCTGGCGAGATAGAACTAAAGATTAAGTTGATCGATCGTCCTGTCGCCTCGTCAAGGTAG
- the LOC122721460 gene encoding protein C2-DOMAIN ABA-RELATED 11-like isoform X2, translating to MGEQVGLLKVTVVQGKKLVIRDFKSSDPYVVVKLGNQEVFDKDRFKADDKMGHAQLNLQPIVSAARLKQILQVCSGETILRKAVPDSDNCLARESSISCINGEVVQSVWLRLCAVESGEIELKIKLIDRPVASSR from the exons ATGGGAGAGCAGGTGGGATTGCTAAAGGTGACTGTTGTACAAGGGAAGAAATTGGTTATCAGGGATTTCAAGAGCAGTGATCCTTATGTGGTGGTCAAGCTAGGGAATCAG GAAGTATTTGATAAAGACCGTTTCAAAGCAGATGACAAGATGGGGCATGCTCAACTCAACCTTCAACCAATTGTCTCTGCTGCTAGATTGAAGCAGATTCTGCAGGTTTGTTCTGGTGAGACTATTTTAAGAAAGGCTGTTCCAGACTCGGACAATTGTCTTGCGAGGGAAAGCTCGATTAGTTGCATAAATGGTGAGGTGGTGCAGAGTGTCTGGTTGAGGCTCTGCGCAGTCGAGTCTGGCGAGATAGAACTAAAGATTAAGTTGATCGATCGTCCTGTCGCCTCGTCAAGGTAG